The following coding sequences lie in one Streptomyces xiamenensis genomic window:
- the metG gene encoding methionine--tRNA ligase, with amino-acid sequence MTRHLITSALPYINGIKHLGNMVGSMLPADVYSRYLRQRGHEVLYICATDEHGTPAELAAKTAGLPVAEFCARQHDAQKAVYDGFGLSFDYFGRTSSAQNIEITQHFARQLKANGFIEERSTRQVYSLADERFLPDRYIVGTCPFCGYEAARGDQCENCTRVLDPTDLLDPRSAVSGSTELEIRETTHLFLLQSKLEGEVEAFVDEAGKEWPVLASSIARKWLTEGLHDRAITRDLEWGVPVPADVWPELAAEGKVFYVWFDAPIGYIGATKEWADAAGDGESRDWRSWWFGTGTGADEGGSVRYTEFMAKDNVPFHTVMFPATELGTREPWKKVDYVKAFNWLTYYGGKFSTSQNRGIFVDDALELLPADYWRYFLMASAPESDDASFSWEHFSAIVNKDLADTLGNFVNRVLTFSRKRFGDEVPAGHAAGEAEARLGAEVARLLAEYEEHLEALQFRKATFALRALWSAGNSYLEEKAPWLEIKSDPEAAALTLRTAMNLIQLYAVVSEPVIPASAAVLRSVFGVADAGGWVTPEQATALDTITAGTAFTVPPVLFAKITEDDLAGYRERFGGAEE; translated from the coding sequence ATGACCCGACACCTCATCACCAGTGCGCTGCCGTACATCAACGGGATCAAGCACCTGGGGAACATGGTCGGCTCGATGCTCCCGGCGGATGTGTACTCCCGCTATCTGCGGCAGCGGGGCCACGAGGTGCTGTACATCTGCGCCACCGACGAGCACGGCACCCCGGCGGAGCTGGCCGCCAAGACGGCGGGGCTGCCGGTGGCCGAGTTCTGTGCCCGCCAGCACGACGCGCAGAAGGCGGTGTACGACGGTTTCGGTCTGTCCTTCGACTACTTCGGCCGTACCTCCTCGGCGCAGAACATCGAGATCACCCAGCATTTCGCGCGGCAGCTGAAGGCCAACGGCTTCATCGAGGAGCGCTCCACCCGCCAGGTGTACTCGCTGGCGGACGAGCGGTTCCTGCCCGACCGCTACATCGTGGGCACCTGCCCGTTCTGCGGTTACGAGGCGGCCCGCGGCGACCAGTGCGAGAACTGCACCCGGGTGCTGGACCCCACCGATCTGCTCGACCCGCGCTCGGCGGTCTCCGGCAGCACCGAGCTGGAAATCCGTGAGACCACGCATCTGTTCCTGCTCCAGTCGAAGCTGGAGGGCGAGGTCGAGGCGTTCGTCGACGAGGCGGGCAAGGAGTGGCCGGTGCTGGCCTCCTCCATCGCCCGCAAGTGGCTGACCGAGGGGCTGCACGACCGGGCGATCACCCGTGACCTGGAGTGGGGGGTGCCGGTGCCGGCCGATGTGTGGCCGGAGCTGGCCGCCGAGGGCAAGGTCTTCTACGTCTGGTTCGACGCGCCGATCGGCTACATCGGTGCCACCAAGGAGTGGGCGGACGCGGCCGGGGACGGCGAGAGCCGCGACTGGCGCTCGTGGTGGTTCGGCACGGGTACGGGCGCGGACGAGGGCGGCTCGGTGCGGTACACCGAGTTCATGGCGAAGGACAACGTGCCCTTCCACACGGTGATGTTCCCGGCCACCGAGCTGGGCACCCGGGAGCCGTGGAAGAAGGTCGACTACGTCAAGGCGTTCAACTGGCTGACGTACTACGGCGGCAAGTTCTCCACCTCGCAGAACCGCGGCATCTTCGTCGACGACGCGCTGGAGCTGCTGCCCGCCGACTACTGGCGGTACTTCCTGATGGCGAGCGCCCCCGAGTCGGACGACGCCTCGTTCTCCTGGGAGCACTTCTCCGCGATCGTCAACAAGGACCTGGCGGACACCCTGGGCAACTTCGTCAACCGCGTGCTGACGTTCTCGCGCAAGCGGTTCGGTGACGAGGTGCCGGCCGGGCACGCGGCCGGTGAGGCCGAGGCCCGCCTGGGCGCGGAGGTGGCGCGGCTGCTGGCCGAGTACGAGGAGCACCTGGAGGCGCTCCAGTTCCGCAAGGCGACCTTCGCGCTGCGCGCCCTGTGGAGCGCGGGCAACTCCTACCTGGAGGAGAAGGCCCCCTGGCTGGAGATCAAGAGCGACCCGGAGGCGGCGGCGCTGACGCTGCGCACCGCGATGAACCTGATCCAGCTGTACGCGGTGGTCTCCGAGCCGGTCATCCCGGCCTCGGCCGCCGTGCTGCGCTCGGTGTTCGGTGTCGCGGACGCCGGTGGCTGGGTGACGCCCGAGCAGGCCACCGCCCTGGACACGATCACGGCGGGCACCGCGTTCACGGTGCCCCCGGTGCTGTTCGCCAAGATCACCGAGGACGATCTGGCGGGCTACCGGGAGCGCTTCGGCGGCGCCGAGGAGTAA
- a CDS encoding anhydro-N-acetylmuramic acid kinase — MTAMEPAPPQTVLGMLSGTSHDAVDVAAARLRFLDPHTIALRPLGLHSEPFPDTLRALIAAVLPPARTDLAQVCRLDTALGQFFGAVAARADTELTGGTADLVASHGQTVYHWVDDGRARGTLQLGAAAWIARATSLPVLSDLRTADLTLGGQGAPLVSLLDDLWLLGDGARRGALNLGGIANITVPGPAGAPRQVIAYDLGPANALIDAVVTADSGGAERMDTGGARAARGRVHPGLLERLLAEPYYRLPPPKSTGKELFHPGYPASVLRPGDPAGDDLVATLTELTARLVGTACRTHRLTELVVSGGGARNPVLMDRIRAAAAPAVLSTSDDHGLPAQAKEAYLFALLGFLGAHGLPGTRPSATGASAPAVLGSWTPGAQPLRLPAPHRGTPHRLVIERAD, encoded by the coding sequence ATGACCGCCATGGAACCCGCCCCTCCGCAGACCGTACTCGGCATGCTCAGCGGCACCTCGCACGACGCCGTGGACGTGGCCGCCGCCCGGCTGCGCTTCCTGGACCCGCACACCATCGCCCTGCGCCCGCTGGGACTGCACAGCGAGCCGTTCCCCGACACGCTGCGCGCCCTGATCGCCGCCGTGCTGCCGCCCGCCCGCACCGACCTCGCCCAGGTGTGCCGCCTCGACACCGCGCTGGGCCAGTTCTTCGGGGCGGTGGCCGCGCGTGCCGACACGGAGCTGACCGGCGGCACCGCGGACCTGGTGGCCTCGCACGGCCAGACCGTCTACCACTGGGTGGACGACGGCCGGGCCCGGGGCACCCTGCAACTGGGCGCCGCCGCCTGGATCGCCCGCGCCACCTCCCTGCCCGTACTCTCCGACCTGCGCACCGCCGACCTCACCCTGGGGGGCCAGGGTGCCCCGCTGGTGTCCCTCCTGGACGACCTGTGGCTGCTCGGTGACGGCGCCCGGCGCGGCGCGCTCAACCTCGGCGGAATCGCCAACATCACCGTGCCGGGCCCGGCCGGCGCGCCGCGGCAGGTGATCGCGTACGACCTGGGGCCGGCCAACGCCCTGATCGACGCGGTGGTCACCGCCGACAGCGGTGGAGCGGAGCGGATGGACACCGGCGGGGCACGGGCCGCCCGCGGCCGGGTCCACCCCGGGCTGCTGGAACGGCTGCTGGCCGAGCCCTACTACCGGCTGCCGCCCCCCAAATCCACCGGCAAGGAGCTCTTCCACCCCGGCTACCCGGCCTCCGTGCTGCGACCCGGCGACCCGGCGGGCGACGATCTGGTGGCCACCCTCACCGAGCTGACCGCCCGCCTGGTGGGCACGGCCTGCCGCACCCATCGCCTCACCGAACTGGTCGTGTCCGGCGGCGGCGCCCGCAACCCGGTGCTGATGGACCGCATCCGCGCCGCGGCCGCCCCGGCGGTGCTCAGCACCAGCGACGACCACGGGCTGCCCGCCCAGGCCAAGGAGGCGTACCTGTTCGCCCTGCTCGGCTTCCTCGGCGCCCACGGCCTGCCCGGCACCCGGCCCTCCGCCACCGGAGCGAGCGCCCCGGCCGTCCTGGGCTCCTGGACCCCGGGCGCGCAGCCGCTGCGGCTGCCCGCGCCACACCGCGGCACACCACACCGCCTGGTGATCGAACGCGCGGACTGA